One segment of Carya illinoinensis cultivar Pawnee chromosome 1, C.illinoinensisPawnee_v1, whole genome shotgun sequence DNA contains the following:
- the LOC122318050 gene encoding probable bifunctional TENA-E protein isoform X1 has product MEVGKTREEVEKSGMIDTWLRKHSLIHTGATRHPFILGIRDGTVDLSAYKTWLGQDYLFVRAFIPFVASILIKAWKESDDSSTDMEVILSGMASLNEEISWFKSETPKWGVQLSDIVPQKSNQDYCRFLENLMSPDVEYPVAITALWAIEAVYQASFALCLEDGAKTPAELRQTCQRWGNDGFRQYCNSLQQIANRHLQKASNDLLTKAEVALLRVLEHEVEFWNMSRAEG; this is encoded by the exons ATGGAGGTGGGAAAGACAAGGGAAGAAGTGGAGAAGAGTGGGATGATCGACACGTGGTTGAGAAAGCACAGTCTGATTCACACCGGAGCTACCAGGCACCCTTTCATCCTTGGTATTCGAGATGGAACCGTCGATCTCTCCGCCTATAAAACATGGCTG GGACAGGATTACCTGTTTGTTAGAGCGTTTATCCCATTTGTAGCAAGTATATTGATAAAAGCTTGGAAGGAATCGGATGACAGTAGTACGGATATGGAAGTGATATTGAGTGGAATGGCTTCTCTGAATGAGGAGATTTCCTGGTTCAAGAGTGAAACCCCCAAGTGGGGTGTTCAACTATCTGACATTGTTCCTCAGAAATCAAATCAAGATTATTGCCG ATTTCTGGAGAATTTGATGAGCCCGGATGTTGAATACCCCGTGGCTATCACTGCCTTGTGGGCCATTGAAGCCGTTTATCAAGCGAGCTTTGCCCTCTGCCTGGAGGATGGGGCGAAGACCCCGGCAGAACTGAGGCAGACTTGCCAAAGATGGGGCAATGATGGCTTCCGTCAGTATTGTAATTCTCTGCAGCAAATTGCTAATCGTCATCTACAGAAGGCGTCCAATGATTTGCTCACAAAAGCTGAAGTAGCATTACTACGTGTTTTGGAGCAtgaagttgagttttggaacaTGAGCCGTGCTGAGGGCTAG
- the LOC122318050 gene encoding probable bifunctional TENA-E protein isoform X2, whose amino-acid sequence MIGQDYLFVRAFIPFVASILIKAWKESDDSSTDMEVILSGMASLNEEISWFKSETPKWGVQLSDIVPQKSNQDYCRFLENLMSPDVEYPVAITALWAIEAVYQASFALCLEDGAKTPAELRQTCQRWGNDGFRQYCNSLQQIANRHLQKASNDLLTKAEVALLRVLEHEVEFWNMSRAEG is encoded by the exons ATGATT GGACAGGATTACCTGTTTGTTAGAGCGTTTATCCCATTTGTAGCAAGTATATTGATAAAAGCTTGGAAGGAATCGGATGACAGTAGTACGGATATGGAAGTGATATTGAGTGGAATGGCTTCTCTGAATGAGGAGATTTCCTGGTTCAAGAGTGAAACCCCCAAGTGGGGTGTTCAACTATCTGACATTGTTCCTCAGAAATCAAATCAAGATTATTGCCG ATTTCTGGAGAATTTGATGAGCCCGGATGTTGAATACCCCGTGGCTATCACTGCCTTGTGGGCCATTGAAGCCGTTTATCAAGCGAGCTTTGCCCTCTGCCTGGAGGATGGGGCGAAGACCCCGGCAGAACTGAGGCAGACTTGCCAAAGATGGGGCAATGATGGCTTCCGTCAGTATTGTAATTCTCTGCAGCAAATTGCTAATCGTCATCTACAGAAGGCGTCCAATGATTTGCTCACAAAAGCTGAAGTAGCATTACTACGTGTTTTGGAGCAtgaagttgagttttggaacaTGAGCCGTGCTGAGGGCTAG
- the LOC122318098 gene encoding uncharacterized protein LOC122318098: protein MAKSGETLYKDQTIFYEFSSTRSSLFPLVSHLFSKISQVSFLFLSPELLLHPITLVQSTASIQVQLSPSPMDPFISKLSKPFGKIVKTKCNVGANLNKLSSNLDHVGIVFIFIG, encoded by the exons ATGGCCAAGTCTGGCGAGACCCTGTACAAAGACCAAacaatattttatgaattttcatCTACCCgctcctctctctttcccttggtttctcATTTATTCTCCAAAATCTCCCaagtctcttttctctttctttctcctgAACTGCTTCTTCACCCCATCACCCTTGTTCAGTCCACAGCCTCTATTCAGGTCCAGTTGTCGCCTTCTCCAATGGACCCCTTCATCTCCAAGCTCTCCAAA CCATTCGGCAAGATCGTCAAAACCAAGTGTAACGTTGGCGCCAATCTCAACAAGCTTTCGTCGAATTT AGATCATGTGggaattgttttcatttttatagGATGA